One segment of Paenibacillus rhizovicinus DNA contains the following:
- a CDS encoding ABC transporter permease — protein sequence MNRNSRWKLARSNWDMYALLIPGLIFLLLFKYTPMYGVVIAFQDFNIFSGIKGSEWVGLDQFQKLVHSDDFYQVLTNTLLISLYKIIILFPIPIVVALLLNEVRKMLFKRAIQTIIYLPHFLSWVVISGLFVTLLSPTDGLVNQIITAFGGKPLSFLQDNSLFRSVVVFTAGWKEVGWNAIIFIAAIAGIDQEQYEAASIDGAGRIRKMISITLPGIMPTIVLMFILRIGSLLEAGTEQILTMYNPLVYDSGDVIGTFVYRMGLGQQDYSFSTAVGLFNSLVGFILIISGNMLSKKFLKRSIW from the coding sequence ATGAATAGAAACAGCCGCTGGAAGCTGGCGCGCAGCAATTGGGACATGTATGCGCTGCTCATACCGGGATTAATCTTCTTGCTCTTGTTCAAATATACGCCGATGTACGGCGTTGTGATCGCCTTTCAGGATTTCAATATCTTCAGCGGCATCAAAGGGAGCGAGTGGGTGGGCCTGGATCAATTCCAGAAACTCGTGCACTCGGACGATTTCTACCAGGTGCTGACGAACACGCTGCTCATCAGCTTGTATAAGATCATCATCTTATTTCCGATTCCGATCGTCGTCGCGCTCCTGCTCAACGAGGTTCGCAAGATGCTGTTCAAGCGAGCGATTCAAACGATCATTTATTTGCCCCACTTTCTGTCGTGGGTAGTGATCTCCGGCTTGTTCGTGACGCTTCTGTCTCCGACGGACGGGCTGGTTAACCAGATCATTACCGCCTTCGGAGGGAAGCCGCTCTCCTTTCTGCAGGATAATTCGTTATTCCGAAGCGTCGTTGTCTTCACGGCGGGATGGAAGGAAGTCGGCTGGAACGCCATTATCTTCATCGCTGCCATCGCGGGCATAGATCAGGAACAATATGAAGCGGCTTCCATCGACGGGGCCGGCCGAATTCGCAAAATGATTTCGATCACGCTTCCAGGCATTATGCCGACGATCGTACTGATGTTTATTCTTCGCATCGGCAGCCTGCTTGAAGCCGGAACGGAACAGATTCTAACGATGTACAACCCGCTCGTCTACGACTCGGGCGACGTGATCGGGACCTTCGTTTACCGGATGGGTCTCGGCCAACAGGATTACAGTTTCAGCACGGCGGTCGGGCTGTTCAACTCGCTTGTCGGTTTTATTCTGATCATTAGCGGCAACATGCTCAGCAAGAAGTTCTTGAAGAGAAGCATCTGGTAG
- a CDS encoding carbohydrate ABC transporter permease has protein sequence MHSKKINEYALDTVIYVILIALGLSTLVPFITVLSKSVSEEWAITSGKVNLLPVGFQLDTLQYVVTNHQFLHAMLISVLVAVIGTLASLLITAMTAYPLSKRELPGMGIVIVLFVFTMMFNGGIIPNYLLIRQLNLIDNLGSLVLPGLISVFNMLVIKSYFESLPQSLEESAKLDGARNFTILFRIMLPLSGPVLATIGLFYAVYYWNDYFNPMLYINSTSLKPLQLYLQDIVMNADSSSFKMSAEDMMNVPAEGVRAATVIASTIPILLVYPFLQKYFIKGVLIGSVKG, from the coding sequence ATGCACAGCAAAAAAATCAACGAGTATGCGCTCGACACCGTCATTTATGTGATTTTGATCGCGTTGGGATTGTCGACGCTTGTTCCCTTTATCACGGTGTTATCGAAATCGGTCAGCGAAGAATGGGCGATCACTTCGGGGAAAGTCAATCTCCTTCCCGTCGGCTTCCAGCTGGATACGCTGCAATACGTCGTGACGAACCATCAATTTCTGCACGCCATGCTCATCTCGGTTCTCGTGGCCGTCATCGGCACGCTGGCCTCGCTGCTGATTACGGCGATGACGGCTTATCCGCTCTCCAAACGCGAACTGCCGGGCATGGGCATCGTCATTGTACTGTTTGTCTTTACGATGATGTTCAACGGCGGCATTATTCCCAACTATCTGCTTATCCGGCAGTTGAACTTGATAGATAATCTGGGTTCTCTTGTGCTGCCCGGCTTAATCAGCGTATTCAATATGCTCGTCATCAAAAGCTACTTCGAAAGTCTGCCGCAAAGCTTGGAAGAGTCCGCGAAGCTTGACGGCGCGCGCAACTTTACGATTTTGTTCCGGATCATGCTGCCGCTCAGCGGCCCCGTGCTCGCGACAATCGGACTGTTCTACGCGGTTTATTATTGGAACGATTATTTCAACCCGATGCTGTACATCAACAGCACCTCGCTGAAGCCGCTTCAGCTGTACTTGCAGGATATCGTAATGAACGCGGATTCCTCGAGCTTCAAGATGAGCGCGGAGGACATGATGAACGTGCCGGCCGAAGGAGTCAGGGCGGCGACCGTGATTGCTTCTACCATTCCGATCCTGCTCGTCTATCCGTTCCTTCAGAAGTACTTCATTAAAGGCGTACTCATCGGCTCCGTGAAAGGTTGA
- a CDS encoding extracellular solute-binding protein, protein MKRMTKMLSIAATTVVLASSLAACSSNNNGGNNSASSNETAATTDNSATNNNAAATDTSATLPTLKRLDVFQGEDYATYPAGKLLEEKTGYKMTYDMLPQDNPTQKLNLLMASGEPYDIVTTYNDMAMYSDYAKKGALTDLTPLIDQFGPNIKSAISQQSRDALKVDGKLYGIPNIITYPVGFGILIRTDWLDKVGMKMPASTDEFQAVLQAFKDKNPGGHGSQDVPFTLKGDLPMIDDLVGAFGMPNPWNDVNGQLTPRLLDPSFPDYVKYVSGLYAGGLLDKGFVVNKDATAKEKFSSGKAGAIVVHWADIPGISDALTKAAPDAKFAFVPALKGPNGKSGFGANKGFDRLSFVPKSAKNPEDAIKWINASLEPTTFKELAIGVEGTHYTVDNGAYMPILPIFNDERNLANDYMVGTDEANYPQYWQARVHKDPVMFEAFDTLNNKTADADKILNQLSVAPYLEAYSKNNQKLETMSGDYTVKLIAGAEKLDGLGDFQKKFNAEGGEASIKEVNAWYASK, encoded by the coding sequence ATGAAACGAATGACAAAAATGCTTTCGATCGCTGCAACGACGGTAGTTCTGGCTAGCTCCCTGGCCGCATGTTCATCGAATAACAACGGAGGCAATAACTCGGCATCATCGAATGAAACGGCAGCAACGACAGACAATTCGGCAACGAATAACAATGCTGCGGCGACGGATACCAGCGCCACGCTTCCCACGCTCAAGCGGCTCGATGTCTTCCAAGGCGAAGATTATGCCACGTATCCGGCAGGGAAGCTGCTGGAAGAGAAAACGGGCTACAAAATGACATACGATATGCTTCCGCAGGATAACCCGACGCAAAAGCTGAATCTGCTTATGGCATCCGGCGAACCGTACGATATCGTGACCACGTACAACGACATGGCCATGTACTCCGATTATGCGAAGAAAGGCGCTCTTACCGATCTCACGCCATTAATCGATCAATTCGGTCCGAATATCAAAAGCGCGATTTCCCAGCAATCGAGGGATGCGCTCAAGGTGGATGGCAAACTGTACGGCATTCCGAACATTATCACGTATCCCGTAGGATTCGGCATTCTTATCCGTACCGATTGGCTCGATAAAGTCGGCATGAAGATGCCGGCATCGACGGATGAATTCCAAGCCGTGCTGCAGGCGTTCAAAGATAAAAATCCGGGCGGCCACGGCAGCCAAGACGTTCCTTTCACGCTCAAAGGCGACCTGCCGATGATCGATGATCTTGTCGGCGCTTTCGGCATGCCTAACCCTTGGAACGATGTCAATGGACAGCTTACTCCGCGCTTGCTTGATCCGTCCTTCCCGGATTACGTGAAATATGTTTCCGGCCTCTACGCAGGCGGGCTGCTGGACAAGGGATTCGTCGTCAACAAGGATGCAACAGCCAAAGAAAAGTTCTCCAGCGGTAAAGCGGGCGCGATCGTCGTTCACTGGGCCGACATTCCGGGCATTTCCGATGCGCTGACCAAAGCCGCTCCGGATGCGAAATTCGCTTTTGTACCGGCCCTTAAAGGCCCTAACGGCAAATCCGGCTTTGGCGCGAACAAAGGCTTTGACCGCCTTAGCTTTGTTCCGAAATCCGCGAAGAACCCGGAAGACGCAATCAAATGGATCAATGCAAGCCTTGAACCGACGACCTTCAAAGAACTTGCTATAGGCGTGGAAGGTACGCATTATACGGTCGATAACGGTGCGTACATGCCGATTCTGCCGATCTTCAACGACGAGCGCAATCTGGCGAACGATTATATGGTCGGAACGGACGAAGCTAACTATCCGCAATACTGGCAGGCGCGCGTTCATAAAGATCCGGTCATGTTCGAGGCATTCGACACGCTCAACAACAAGACAGCGGATGCGGATAAAATTCTCAACCAACTTAGCGTAGCGCCGTACCTGGAGGCATACTCGAAAAACAACCAGAAGCTTGAGACGATGTCCGGCGATTATACAGTAAAACTTATCGCGGGCGCCGAGAAACTCGATGGCCTGGGCGATTTCCAGAAGAAATTCAATGCCGAAGGCGGAGAAGCGAGCATCAAGGAAGTTAACGCTTGGTACGCGTCGAAATAA
- a CDS encoding FAD-dependent oxidoreductase: protein MTTYTFTREIETYKQADVVIIGGGPTGTAAAISASRCGKKVVLLEKTAQLGGMGTIANVSVFMPIGNVTGIYRELIAEMLAESLPAGHDESIAPQYSPFLMRHYMNEKMKKEKVDVYFHCEFIGTIQEGSRIKAVIVSTREGLRAFEGATIIDCTGDARVAIEAGVPYTSGRESDGLTQPMTLMFMMQDTGKPVTPLLPEGCYDYQDVADLPQGRRLYWEQNNDGSLLVNMSRVKANGAKIEDSNYAETEALRQVFSIAYYLQKTGFENYALTHIAPQTGARETNQIVGRYTLNEQDLTSGARFRDVVAQTNYEIDIHSPDAKKTTDERRIDGYDIPYRCMVPEAFDNLLVAGRSISATHVAMSSMRVQATCYALGQAAGAAASLAIDNGCKMEDVPMDNLHGILQDQGVKFMK, encoded by the coding sequence ATGACGACCTATACCTTCACACGCGAAATCGAGACTTACAAGCAGGCTGACGTCGTTATTATTGGCGGAGGACCGACCGGTACGGCCGCTGCGATCAGCGCATCCCGCTGCGGCAAGAAAGTCGTGCTGCTGGAGAAGACGGCACAGCTCGGCGGCATGGGCACCATCGCTAACGTGAGTGTGTTCATGCCGATCGGCAACGTGACGGGCATATACCGCGAACTCATTGCCGAGATGCTGGCGGAGTCGCTTCCGGCGGGCCATGACGAATCGATCGCGCCGCAATATTCGCCGTTCCTCATGCGCCACTATATGAATGAGAAGATGAAGAAAGAAAAGGTGGATGTCTATTTCCACTGCGAATTTATCGGCACGATTCAGGAAGGCAGCCGGATCAAGGCGGTTATCGTATCTACCCGGGAGGGATTGAGAGCATTCGAAGGCGCGACGATCATCGACTGTACCGGCGATGCACGCGTCGCGATCGAAGCCGGCGTTCCCTATACGAGCGGCCGCGAAAGCGATGGACTGACCCAGCCGATGACGCTCATGTTCATGATGCAGGACACCGGCAAGCCGGTAACTCCGCTATTGCCGGAGGGCTGTTATGACTATCAAGACGTAGCCGATCTTCCCCAAGGCAGAAGATTGTATTGGGAACAGAACAATGACGGCTCGCTGCTCGTCAACATGTCGCGCGTCAAGGCGAATGGAGCCAAGATCGAGGACAGCAATTACGCAGAGACGGAAGCGCTCAGACAGGTGTTCTCCATTGCGTACTATCTCCAGAAGACCGGCTTCGAGAATTATGCGCTTACTCATATCGCTCCCCAGACCGGAGCTCGCGAGACCAACCAGATCGTAGGACGCTATACGCTTAACGAGCAGGATCTGACCAGCGGTGCTAGATTCCGGGATGTCGTTGCGCAGACGAATTACGAGATCGATATTCATAGTCCGGACGCGAAGAAAACGACCGACGAACGGCGAATCGACGGCTATGATATTCCATACCGCTGCATGGTACCGGAAGCGTTCGATAATCTGCTCGTGGCGGGCCGCTCGATTTCCGCAACCCACGTAGCAATGTCATCGATGCGCGTGCAGGCAACCTGCTATGCGCTTGGGCAAGCTGCGGGCGCGGCTGCTTCTCTCGCGATCGACAACGGCTGCAAAATGGAAGACGTGCCCATGGACAACTTGCATGGTATATTGCAAGATCAAGGTGTTAAGTTTATGAAATAG
- a CDS encoding response regulator transcription factor produces the protein MYKLLIVDDEITVRMGLQSYFNWSSFGIEIMGEADDGDVAFEMIEQETPDLVLTDVRMPNMDGITLSRLINAHYPSVKIIFVSGHGDADYLKSAMKVSAVDYIFKPVNLEELSAVLKRVVSDLDEARAEQERQEELQVRLKEGMPLLREKFLLSLINSGVQKQDIRERIDFLELSLPEDACYWMIVISVDDLANVESVRSERDRQLLWYSIGNICEELIDSSMGGYAFEHHTGEFAGILRMNMDYEASSDAAEVLLELAGMIRDNLERWLKISVTIGISDRVTGLGSLANCYKQAREAVNHKWYLGKNRIITMDSLESPDMDTGSPSRYEFVYNEELISALKAADAGQLREVLASIFADLNRNRPDGLKYGRNACMQIFLAAGQLLLEFNMQSEELEAAEATVWESLFERETLGEISEILQSYLLAVCERIREKRTGKVANLVERVRAIIDRNYANGGLTVTDIGKEVFLTPTYVSLLFKQESGQTVGEYLTHVRVEKAKEMLRDPQYKFYDICYAIGYTDPSYFTKLFKKATGLTPSGYREKYV, from the coding sequence ATGTATAAGCTGCTCATTGTCGATGACGAGATTACGGTCAGAATGGGTTTGCAATCTTACTTCAATTGGTCCTCTTTCGGCATTGAAATCATGGGGGAAGCGGATGACGGGGACGTAGCCTTCGAGATGATCGAACAGGAAACGCCCGATCTCGTGCTGACGGACGTCCGCATGCCGAACATGGATGGAATAACATTGTCGCGCCTAATCAATGCGCATTATCCGTCCGTCAAAATCATCTTCGTCAGCGGGCATGGCGACGCGGATTACTTGAAGTCCGCGATGAAAGTCAGCGCGGTCGACTATATCTTCAAGCCCGTAAATCTGGAGGAGCTAAGCGCCGTGCTGAAGCGGGTCGTGAGCGATTTGGATGAGGCGCGCGCCGAGCAGGAGCGGCAGGAAGAACTGCAGGTCAGGCTGAAGGAAGGGATGCCGCTGCTGCGGGAGAAGTTCCTGCTGTCGCTCATCAACAGCGGTGTCCAGAAGCAGGACATTCGCGAGCGGATCGATTTTCTCGAGCTGAGCCTCCCCGAGGATGCTTGTTATTGGATGATCGTGATCTCGGTTGACGATTTGGCTAATGTGGAGAGCGTCCGAAGCGAGAGAGACCGGCAGCTGCTCTGGTATTCGATCGGAAACATTTGCGAGGAGCTGATCGACAGTTCGATGGGCGGCTATGCGTTCGAGCATCATACCGGTGAATTCGCGGGCATCCTACGCATGAACATGGATTACGAGGCATCCAGCGATGCAGCGGAAGTGCTGCTTGAACTGGCCGGTATGATCCGCGATAATCTCGAACGTTGGCTGAAGATCAGCGTGACCATCGGGATCAGCGACCGGGTAACCGGCCTCGGCAGCTTGGCCAACTGCTATAAGCAGGCTCGCGAAGCGGTCAATCATAAGTGGTACTTGGGCAAAAACCGCATCATTACGATGGATAGCCTGGAAAGCCCGGACATGGACACCGGCAGCCCCAGCCGGTACGAATTCGTCTACAATGAAGAGCTTATCTCTGCGCTAAAAGCGGCAGATGCCGGTCAGCTGCGGGAAGTGCTGGCATCTATCTTCGCAGACCTGAATCGCAACCGTCCAGACGGATTAAAGTACGGGCGCAACGCATGCATGCAGATTTTTCTGGCTGCAGGCCAACTGCTGCTGGAATTCAACATGCAGTCGGAAGAGCTGGAAGCGGCGGAAGCCACGGTGTGGGAGTCGCTGTTCGAGCGGGAGACGCTCGGAGAAATCAGCGAGATTCTGCAATCATATCTGCTTGCCGTCTGCGAGCGGATCCGCGAGAAGCGCACGGGCAAGGTCGCTAATCTCGTCGAACGTGTCCGGGCGATTATCGACCGGAATTATGCAAACGGCGGCTTGACGGTAACGGATATTGGCAAGGAAGTCTTCCTGACGCCGACGTATGTCAGCCTATTATTCAAGCAAGAGTCGGGACAGACGGTAGGCGAGTATTTGACGCATGTCCGCGTAGAGAAAGCGAAGGAGATGCTTCGCGATCCGCAATACAAATTTTACGATATTTGTTATGCGATCGGTTACACGGATCCGAGCTACTTTACCAAGCTGTTCAAGAAGGCGACGGGCCTGACGCCTAGCGGCTACAGAGAGAAGTATGTATAG
- a CDS encoding cache domain-containing sensor histidine kinase, with protein MRPIKRPYKKEGGGWIRRLLRRIAIPRQWLIAYIILIVIPAAVILYGYYERSTTILKNEVMRTMQLTLAQAGSNLSYRLEHIEEISDAAFMNNKLHQYLSVSDTDSLVETQLEVVKDLRNLVESVQSNSDVFRVRLFVDKSKLYAGEKVNFFSLDGLMGNPWYKDIIAANGSIVWSGIYEQAYLEAGNVNVLSSARMLRDPDHYDQISGVMMIDVKEQMVSDLLSALSFSPETEVYLVDAKGTIIYHPDRTRIGTKVEPELSGRLNESQDSDGHAFRLNKESDEVIYTTVSPTNWKLVARNKEGQLSPQAVKMTQQSSLTSLLEYFALFVLLPFVLLAIIVRGMNQRVKKVITVIRREGTESLDELPLASNSDFFVLERSVDHLILRVRTLVEEKYLAEIHEREAQLQALQAQINPHFLYNTLDTINWIAIGKGASDISQMIDSLAKYFRLSLNKGKSIVSVEDEVRLAEVYLNIQQSRFPNTFDVRIDVEPPIADCQIPKLIMQPIIENALLHGIRKMKHRRGLISITVKEAGGDLVISISDNGIGMDEERSRQLLWAAPRPEEKTEGIGSSYGLFNVNERIKLYAGDQYGLEVASRLGVGTTVTIRLRAEWRPTDSVS; from the coding sequence GTGCGCCCCATAAAGCGACCGTATAAGAAGGAAGGCGGCGGATGGATTCGTCGCCTTCTTCGCCGTATCGCCATTCCCCGCCAGTGGCTGATCGCTTATATCATACTGATCGTTATCCCTGCTGCGGTGATTTTGTACGGGTACTATGAACGCTCAACGACCATTCTGAAGAATGAAGTCATGCGGACGATGCAGCTGACATTGGCGCAAGCCGGCAGCAATTTATCCTATCGGCTGGAGCATATCGAAGAGATAAGCGATGCCGCCTTCATGAATAATAAATTGCACCAATACTTATCCGTCAGCGACACGGACAGCCTCGTCGAGACTCAGCTTGAAGTGGTCAAGGACTTGCGGAACTTGGTCGAATCCGTGCAATCCAACTCGGACGTGTTTCGAGTAAGGCTGTTCGTGGACAAGTCGAAGCTGTACGCGGGGGAGAAAGTGAACTTTTTCTCGCTGGACGGCTTAATGGGCAATCCGTGGTATAAGGATATTATTGCGGCCAATGGCAGTATCGTATGGAGCGGTATTTATGAGCAGGCCTACCTGGAAGCGGGGAATGTGAACGTGCTCTCTTCCGCCCGGATGCTGCGCGATCCGGATCATTACGATCAAATTTCAGGCGTCATGATGATCGACGTCAAGGAGCAGATGGTCAGCGATCTGTTGTCCGCGCTTTCGTTCTCGCCGGAGACCGAGGTCTACCTCGTCGATGCGAAGGGTACGATCATCTACCATCCTGACCGGACGCGAATCGGAACCAAGGTGGAGCCGGAACTGAGCGGGCGTTTAAATGAAAGCCAAGACAGCGATGGACATGCCTTCCGGCTGAACAAGGAGTCGGATGAGGTAATATACACGACGGTCTCGCCTACTAACTGGAAGCTGGTGGCGCGAAATAAGGAAGGGCAGCTGTCGCCGCAGGCGGTAAAGATGACGCAGCAGTCCAGTCTGACTTCCCTATTGGAATATTTCGCGTTATTCGTCCTACTGCCGTTCGTTCTGCTGGCGATTATCGTCCGCGGCATGAATCAAAGAGTGAAGAAGGTCATTACGGTCATTCGAAGGGAAGGGACGGAGAGCCTGGACGAGCTGCCTCTCGCGTCCAACAGCGATTTCTTCGTGCTGGAACGCAGCGTTGACCATCTTATCCTTCGTGTTCGCACGCTGGTCGAAGAGAAATACCTGGCCGAGATTCATGAGCGCGAGGCGCAGTTACAAGCGCTCCAGGCTCAGATTAATCCGCATTTTCTATACAATACACTCGATACGATCAATTGGATTGCCATCGGCAAGGGCGCGTCGGATATCAGCCAAATGATCGACAGCCTAGCGAAGTACTTCCGCTTAAGTCTGAACAAGGGCAAGAGCATTGTCAGCGTGGAAGACGAGGTTCGGCTCGCGGAAGTCTACTTGAATATTCAGCAAAGCCGGTTCCCGAATACGTTCGATGTCCGGATTGACGTGGAGCCCCCAATCGCCGATTGTCAGATTCCCAAATTGATCATGCAGCCGATTATCGAGAATGCGCTGCTGCACGGGATTCGGAAAATGAAGCATAGGCGTGGACTGATCTCGATTACCGTGAAAGAAGCAGGAGGTGATTTAGTGATTTCCATATCCGATAACGGGATCGGAATGGACGAGGAACGCAGCCGGCAGCTGCTATGGGCAGCCCCGCGGCCAGAGGAGAAGACGGAGGGCATCGGCAGTTCCTATGGTCTGTTCAATGTCAATGAACGCATCAAGCTGTATGCCGGCGATCAATACGGACTCGAAGTTGCGTCCCGGCTTGGCGTCGGAACGACGGTCACGATCCGCCTCCGGGCGGAATGGCGGCCGACGGACTCCGTGTCATAA
- a CDS encoding S-layer homology domain-containing protein, with protein sequence MRVKLIAALLAVCCFIYPLAAFADGQLQKAEFSQRDVQVPSGANEFSLDILVTNKAAFSSAEFGLQLDAGLQIKSVRLGSGITGSPVNVLEKNGISYFGFFDTKNNYAGTVNVCTVVFGYEGDAAASVTLKEASVTTITANGGAAKETTAPDAIAHVTRLSAGNGSTPGGGGTQGGGGGTSATDPIIDPDNGRATVKLDANAIANALEQAVTDANGYTVLAFDLTSETSRAEEAAIVFPVDLIQTAAKQKLLIRTSLGTIEIPAGAIGKQQSGNASAVTLVVKKAGGAALPADAADQSGRRLAVDIHFELDGQPIAWSNDLTPVHVMLPYEPTVEEKSHPDNLLVYYVDDSNGWHVMPGSRYDAAAGTIGFYANHFSRFAVAPASMTFSDTGNSWAVKEIESLAIRGIITGRTTDTFDPNAQVTRADFTKLLIGVLGRTAPASGSVVFSDVKGSDYYYDAVMTARTLGLAAGTADNAFEPKNPITRQDMMVLLDRAFALSGKPFAAMAELSAYKDAGQLSAYARDSAAKLIAADVIAGSDGKLRPKDRLTRAEAAKVLYKLFGLLY encoded by the coding sequence ATGAGAGTCAAGTTAATCGCGGCCTTACTGGCCGTGTGCTGCTTCATCTATCCGCTTGCGGCCTTCGCGGACGGCCAGCTTCAGAAGGCGGAATTCTCGCAGCGCGATGTCCAAGTGCCAAGCGGCGCGAACGAATTCTCGCTGGATATACTCGTTACGAATAAAGCCGCGTTCAGCAGCGCCGAATTCGGCCTGCAGCTAGACGCGGGGCTGCAGATCAAGAGCGTCCGGCTAGGCTCGGGCATTACGGGCTCGCCGGTCAACGTGCTGGAGAAGAACGGCATCTCCTATTTCGGATTCTTCGATACGAAGAACAACTATGCCGGCACGGTGAACGTCTGCACGGTCGTGTTCGGCTATGAAGGCGATGCGGCTGCGTCGGTGACGTTGAAAGAAGCGAGCGTGACGACGATTACGGCGAACGGAGGCGCGGCGAAGGAGACGACGGCGCCCGATGCCATCGCTCACGTGACGCGGCTTTCCGCCGGAAACGGCAGTACGCCGGGCGGCGGCGGAACGCAGGGCGGTGGCGGCGGAACATCGGCGACGGACCCGATCATTGATCCGGATAACGGCCGAGCGACGGTGAAGCTGGATGCCAACGCCATCGCGAATGCCTTGGAGCAGGCCGTTACGGATGCGAACGGCTACACCGTCCTCGCCTTCGATCTGACGAGCGAAACGTCGCGCGCGGAAGAAGCCGCGATCGTGTTTCCCGTCGACCTGATCCAAACGGCGGCAAAGCAGAAGCTTCTCATCCGGACCTCGCTGGGAACGATCGAGATTCCGGCCGGCGCCATCGGTAAGCAGCAGTCGGGGAATGCGTCGGCGGTCACGCTAGTCGTGAAGAAGGCGGGCGGAGCGGCCTTGCCCGCGGATGCCGCGGATCAATCCGGCCGCCGCCTCGCGGTGGATATCCATTTTGAGCTGGACGGTCAGCCGATTGCCTGGAGCAATGACTTGACGCCGGTTCACGTCATGCTGCCATACGAGCCGACAGTTGAAGAGAAGAGCCATCCGGACAACCTCCTCGTCTATTACGTGGACGACTCGAACGGATGGCATGTCATGCCGGGAAGCCGCTATGACGCGGCTGCGGGAACGATCGGCTTCTACGCGAATCACTTCAGCAGGTTTGCGGTTGCGCCGGCGTCGATGACATTCTCGGATACGGGTAACTCGTGGGCGGTCAAAGAGATCGAATCCCTTGCCATAAGAGGCATTATTACCGGCAGGACCACAGATACCTTCGATCCGAACGCGCAAGTCACGCGTGCGGATTTCACGAAGCTGCTGATCGGCGTGCTGGGGCGAACGGCTCCCGCAAGCGGCAGCGTCGTTTTCAGCGACGTGAAAGGGTCGGACTATTATTACGACGCGGTCATGACCGCCCGGACGCTGGGACTGGCTGCAGGCACGGCCGATAACGCCTTCGAGCCGAAGAATCCGATCACGCGGCAGGATATGATGGTTTTGCTGGACAGGGCTTTCGCTTTGTCGGGCAAGCCGTTCGCCGCCATGGCCGAATTGTCAGCCTATAAGGATGCCGGCCAATTATCCGCCTATGCACGGGACAGCGCGGCGAAGCTGATCGCTGCCGATGTCATTGCCGGCAGCGACGGTAAACTCCGCCCGAAGGACAGACTGACGCGTGCCGAAGCAGCGAAAGTGCTGTACAAGCTATTCGGGCTGCTGTATTGA